A single genomic interval of Lewinellaceae bacterium harbors:
- a CDS encoding toll/interleukin-1 receptor domain-containing protein has protein sequence MSALETLADDLLLVIEDPIEIAEELNTSEANPEILRTMLMQKINDLGPDLPQWLIEWLGRSVRMILRKLNLSSASKASPYELIKIWLEFRGVKLPVPKSKPHHLYQNIIELLDQLSVTQSATGTIEIILPATERLFRLLILYFTPGVLDQPEKKIILDEVLDEVKPKNEIDLDEIISSLSSMSLIKLINVISHFKKVKAPPYCNSSSNIIHLITPEENDILNQISKLDFLVDGTKTSSRDSQIFLDKLSLLFRNWRYRFNGIHLPVPKGAIIYSTVQTMYCAQLKCVDEFGNNILVDGIVTSGSSSKDSEILLEAFGDGRYWVDRLIICPDHESWRFLGLEIFNPKSDAITVASKSKEIISSSFTSLKSTNQSIDNLTDEENYVPKVFISYNHEDINIVNKIISALEQNGIEIWIDNRNSRPGEDLNEFILRSITNTDITLSIVSTKSLNSVWVSIETKISFYSSQLSNKKKLIPCYIDDNFFDENFRLKTTEKIDFKIDKINKKLGEYAEQKLDFTDLQNERKRLLDLRNNLGDFLRWFKDKVTLDIRGNKFEENMEKIIKEIKRLKQES, from the coding sequence ATGAGTGCCCTAGAAACATTAGCAGATGATTTACTGCTTGTGATAGAAGATCCGATTGAGATCGCGGAGGAATTAAATACTTCTGAGGCCAATCCAGAGATATTGCGAACAATGTTAATGCAGAAAATTAATGATTTAGGCCCAGATCTTCCCCAGTGGCTAATAGAATGGCTTGGTCGGAGTGTTAGGATGATTCTACGTAAATTGAATTTAAGTTCTGCCTCCAAAGCATCACCTTATGAGCTAATTAAAATTTGGCTAGAGTTCAGAGGGGTGAAACTTCCAGTTCCTAAATCTAAGCCGCACCATTTATATCAAAATATCATAGAATTATTAGATCAGCTTTCAGTGACACAGTCGGCTACAGGTACAATAGAAATAATTCTCCCAGCAACTGAACGCCTTTTTAGATTGCTAATTTTATACTTCACTCCAGGAGTACTTGACCAGCCTGAAAAAAAAATTATTCTCGATGAAGTTTTAGATGAAGTTAAACCCAAAAATGAGATTGACCTTGATGAGATTATATCTTCTTTATCATCAATGAGTTTAATTAAACTAATTAATGTGATTTCACATTTTAAAAAAGTAAAAGCTCCTCCATATTGTAATTCTTCTTCAAATATCATTCATCTAATTACCCCTGAAGAAAATGATATACTCAACCAAATTTCAAAGCTGGATTTCCTTGTAGATGGGACAAAAACAAGTTCCAGGGACAGCCAAATATTTCTTGATAAATTGAGTTTGTTATTTAGAAATTGGAGATACCGATTTAACGGCATTCATTTACCAGTACCCAAAGGAGCAATAATTTATAGCACTGTACAAACTATGTATTGCGCGCAGCTAAAATGTGTAGATGAATTTGGTAATAATATCTTAGTTGATGGGATTGTCACATCTGGCTCTTCAAGCAAAGATTCAGAAATCCTACTTGAGGCTTTTGGAGATGGTAGATATTGGGTCGACCGATTAATAATTTGTCCTGATCACGAATCATGGCGATTTCTAGGGCTTGAGATTTTCAATCCTAAATCAGATGCAATTACAGTAGCTAGTAAAAGTAAAGAAATAATAAGTTCTTCATTCACAAGTTTGAAAAGCACCAATCAATCTATTGACAATCTGACAGATGAAGAAAATTATGTGCCTAAAGTTTTTATTTCATACAACCACGAAGATATCAATATAGTTAATAAAATCATTAGCGCCCTCGAACAGAATGGTATAGAGATATGGATTGATAATCGAAACTCTCGACCAGGTGAAGACTTAAATGAATTTATATTGAGATCAATCACCAATACTGATATCACTTTATCTATTGTATCGACAAAAAGTTTAAATTCTGTTTGGGTTAGCATTGAGACGAAAATTTCATTTTACAGTTCTCAGCTTTCAAATAAAAAAAAGCTCATACCTTGTTACATTGATGACAATTTTTTCGACGAAAATTTCAGGTTAAAAACTACGGAAAAAATTGATTTTAAAATAGATAAAATCAACAAAAAGCTAGGTGAGTATGCTGAACAAAAATTAGATTTCACTGATCTGCAGAATGAGAGAAAAAGATTATTGGATTTAAGAAATAATTTGGGAGATTTTTTAAGGTGGTTCAAAGACAAAGTAACACTCGATATTCGAGGTAATAAATTCGAGGAGAATATGGAAAAGATTATAAAAGAAATAAAAAGGCTAAAACAAGAAAGTTGA
- a CDS encoding transposase gives MTAEQLKTLKDNLWAAAIKLRADSDLKLNEFSTPVLGLIFLKFADNKYKQVEAEIQAELEAQQNSRRQRAEHEIAIEQCGFYLPKHARYEYLLNLPEEEDIDKALKTAMGAIEQYKPELKDTLPQDEYFRLTRNDKQLPKTLLKLFQDIPEDASGDVFGQIYEFFLGKFAMYEGQGGGEFFTPTSVVKYMVEVIEPYRGQVVARLQQEEVAGFDETTMHAEGQAYAHVASGSSHTFFFLGKRDYATMDEMGILPEFKGIAVHDRYANYFGYDCQHSLCNAHLLRNLQAVIDQHNDYWAGQLQQLLRNINKAVKRAKTQGKEAFSASHCTQYRQRYMNWVRQGLELHPAVPKEHGGNSPPKQNQTHNLLIALRDHVDEVLRFMYDFRVPFDNNRAERDIRMLKVKMKISGFFHRIETGNRFLRIRAYLSTAAKQGYSAFEALKQLFTGQAEPFVSKLVWGMCQTG, from the coding sequence ATGACCGCAGAACAACTCAAAACCCTCAAAGACAACCTCTGGGCTGCCGCCATAAAACTGCGCGCCGACTCTGACCTCAAACTCAACGAGTTCTCCACGCCGGTGCTGGGGCTCATCTTCCTGAAGTTTGCCGATAATAAGTACAAGCAGGTAGAGGCAGAAATACAGGCGGAGCTGGAAGCACAGCAAAACAGCCGCCGGCAGCGGGCGGAGCACGAGATCGCTATCGAGCAATGCGGCTTTTATCTACCTAAGCATGCCCGGTACGAATACCTGCTCAACCTGCCGGAAGAGGAGGATATCGACAAAGCCCTCAAAACGGCAATGGGAGCCATCGAGCAATACAAGCCTGAACTAAAGGACACCCTGCCGCAGGACGAATACTTCCGCCTGACCCGCAACGACAAGCAGCTGCCCAAGACCCTGCTGAAGCTCTTCCAGGACATCCCCGAAGACGCCTCCGGCGATGTGTTTGGGCAGATCTACGAGTTCTTCCTGGGTAAGTTTGCCATGTATGAAGGGCAGGGTGGGGGAGAGTTCTTCACACCTACCTCGGTGGTCAAGTACATGGTGGAGGTGATCGAACCCTATCGGGGGCAAGTAGTAGCCCGCTTGCAACAAGAGGAGGTAGCAGGCTTTGATGAGACAACCATGCACGCAGAGGGCCAGGCATATGCCCATGTGGCTAGTGGCAGTTCCCATACCTTCTTTTTCCTTGGCAAGCGGGATTACGCTACAATGGACGAGATGGGCATATTGCCGGAATTTAAAGGTATTGCCGTACATGACCGCTATGCCAATTACTTCGGCTATGATTGCCAGCATAGTTTGTGCAATGCCCACCTGTTACGCAATTTACAGGCTGTCATTGACCAGCATAATGATTACTGGGCTGGCCAACTGCAACAACTGCTCAGAAATATCAATAAAGCCGTAAAACGGGCGAAAACTCAAGGTAAAGAAGCATTTTCCGCTAGCCACTGCACCCAATACCGGCAACGCTACATGAATTGGGTTAGGCAGGGGCTGGAACTGCACCCTGCTGTACCGAAGGAACATGGTGGCAACAGCCCACCCAAACAAAACCAAACGCACAACCTCCTTATAGCCTTAAGAGATCATGTCGATGAAGTGCTTCGGTTCATGTATGACTTCAGAGTGCCCTTTGACAACAACAGGGCCGAGCGGGATATTCGAATGCTCAAGGTGAAAATGAAAATATCAGGCTTTTTTCATCGCATAGAAACGGGCAACCGCTTTCTGCGAATCAGAGCTTACCTGTCAACAGCTGCCAAGCAGGGATACTCCGCTTTTGAAGCACTCAAGCAGCTCTTCACCGGCCAAGCCGAGCCGTTTGTATCGAAATTGGTTTGGGGAATGTGCCAAACCGGCTGA
- a CDS encoding AAA family ATPase: protein MNYWHMQLHPDNPNWGREKELLNTLGLIGLGDWDEKIYQQEDFQNKMQIGDVVAIKCGGTPIALVEVTGDYQYEENVGDVDWFERRRKVKVLDWYRPGEHEVKIAPRATLTRCDIDGDAISTKSIIHWHKEYFSKIMSERVIKLLQYKHQVILQGPPGTGKTWLAKKLAKELTKPKRLGSPIDKIDDFFRNFDTTHPRVKERREELSRLLTEFQEKFPKEHLQELSLEEYAIGTGSNDSFCWWIERGLKDLGYYFPGSARSYLIYWNKHKEEYSKHTALVKNIEDDEEAMRLLAKTIADCANTQEFEKASKFLGDSFILKILHSYYPDEYAPINSVPCLNNALKLFGIDHSRMNPLEKNLKVQEFFLAKKKQFSSDITSLEFMWFLFENFDLKGKVSFEASEVMSTGECKVIQFHPAYSYEDFVRGIIAQANEDNQIEYKVENKILVEFAQKALDNPSATYVLVIDEINRANLPAVLGELILALEYRYDEKDAPENKVESMYALEGDKDLKLPRNLYIIGTMNTADRSVGHIDYAIRRRFAFVEMLPDKSVVKEHSCPEAIGLFQKTAALFCENYDNSEEMVLERSSHLSPEFRPEDVMIGHSYFLAANTAELQLKLEYEIKPILKEYLKDGVLLNSAEEEINQLNV from the coding sequence ATGAACTACTGGCACATGCAGTTACACCCCGATAATCCAAACTGGGGTAGAGAAAAAGAGCTTTTAAACACCCTTGGTTTAATAGGCTTGGGTGACTGGGATGAAAAGATCTATCAGCAAGAGGATTTTCAAAATAAAATGCAAATTGGCGATGTGGTAGCCATCAAGTGTGGTGGTACTCCTATTGCCTTAGTTGAAGTAACTGGTGATTACCAGTATGAAGAAAATGTAGGAGACGTAGATTGGTTTGAAAGAAGAAGAAAGGTAAAAGTTTTAGACTGGTACAGGCCTGGAGAGCATGAGGTAAAGATAGCACCACGAGCAACATTAACCAGGTGTGATATCGATGGCGATGCTATTTCCACCAAATCCATTATTCATTGGCATAAAGAATATTTCTCCAAAATCATGAGCGAAAGAGTAATAAAACTGCTGCAATATAAGCATCAAGTTATCTTACAAGGCCCTCCGGGAACCGGAAAAACCTGGCTGGCAAAGAAACTGGCCAAAGAATTGACGAAACCCAAAAGGTTGGGCAGCCCCATTGATAAAATCGATGATTTCTTTAGGAATTTTGATACTACTCATCCAAGGGTAAAAGAAAGAAGGGAAGAGCTCAGCAGGCTATTGACCGAATTTCAAGAAAAATTCCCCAAAGAGCACCTGCAGGAGTTATCTCTTGAGGAATATGCCATTGGTACTGGAAGTAATGACAGCTTTTGTTGGTGGATAGAGAGAGGCTTAAAGGATCTGGGCTATTACTTTCCTGGAAGTGCAAGGTCTTACCTGATCTACTGGAATAAACACAAGGAGGAATACAGCAAGCATACTGCATTGGTGAAAAATATTGAAGATGACGAAGAAGCCATGCGATTGCTGGCCAAAACCATAGCAGATTGTGCGAATACTCAGGAATTCGAAAAAGCCAGTAAGTTTCTCGGCGATAGTTTCATATTGAAAATCCTGCACAGTTACTACCCTGATGAATATGCCCCGATCAATAGTGTACCATGCCTCAACAATGCCTTGAAACTATTTGGAATAGACCATTCCAGGATGAATCCTTTGGAAAAGAACCTTAAGGTACAAGAGTTCTTTCTCGCCAAGAAGAAACAGTTTAGTTCGGACATAACCAGCCTGGAATTTATGTGGTTCCTATTCGAAAACTTTGACTTGAAAGGAAAAGTATCGTTCGAAGCCAGTGAAGTAATGTCAACAGGAGAATGTAAAGTTATTCAATTTCACCCAGCTTATTCCTACGAAGACTTCGTACGTGGGATCATTGCCCAGGCCAATGAGGACAATCAAATCGAGTACAAAGTAGAAAACAAAATACTTGTCGAGTTCGCCCAGAAAGCCTTGGATAATCCGTCGGCTACCTATGTTCTTGTCATCGACGAGATCAACCGGGCCAATTTACCGGCTGTCTTGGGAGAATTGATCCTTGCTTTAGAATACCGATATGATGAAAAGGATGCACCGGAAAATAAGGTAGAAAGCATGTATGCTTTAGAGGGAGACAAGGACTTAAAACTACCCAGAAACCTGTACATTATCGGTACCATGAACACAGCAGATCGCAGCGTGGGGCATATCGACTACGCCATACGCCGCCGTTTCGCATTTGTGGAAATGCTACCGGACAAATCCGTTGTTAAAGAGCACTCTTGCCCGGAGGCCATCGGCCTTTTCCAAAAAACAGCAGCTTTGTTTTGTGAGAATTACGACAACTCAGAAGAGATGGTTTTAGAAAGATCCAGCCATTTATCTCCAGAATTCCGACCTGAGGATGTGATGATCGGCCATAGTTATTTTCTAGCAGCAAATACAGCGGAGCTGCAGCTAAAGCTTGAGTATGAGATCAAACCCATTCTGAAAGAATATCTGAAAGATGGGGTCTTGTTGAACAGTGCGGAAGAGGAAATCAATCAGCTGAATGTATAA
- a CDS encoding NACHT domain-containing protein — protein MDLLNESQIVTGFISEILKTAYQGIRDKVKDEVKEHDFFGTTAKKYGQKIADRYNFIRVFGMSEPMPLRNLYVRTNILEKVSYYKKVSLEELENAFNQDKRSFGKTKETRSGIEVLNELQRYIVLGKPGAGKTTYLKYLALRSIDKEADIKDRKIPIFITLKELSDKQISLVEYITEQFDISGLPEAEPFIEQILKNGKCLLLLDGLDEVDEERKSIIIQEIIDYSDKYDGNQFVISCRIAAYNHWFQRFHDMEMADFNEGQIEQFVINWFTAKGEPETGMECFEKMKGNKSLLDMASTPLLLILLCIAFDENYDFQTNRAELYREAIQALLKKWDSTRRIKRKEIYRNLTPNRKEQLFSIIAMATFSRGQYFIPELEILDFIQKYIFHLPGAEEDSISIDAEDVLREMIAQHGIIIPRAKRVYSFAHLTFQEYFTAKFIVENRDTGTLKNLVAEYFGDKKWREVFLLTASMLPHADAFFILMQEDIDRTIEEDKKLMDILEMVERMVAKSSVHPISVRRSYGLFLILAHALDFNYVLNHARARDLALKLAFELALALDRPLALDLEGLRTRDLVRNLARDLAYVLDLDLDRELEHVLESDLDRDRELDIDIHIYIYNTPPLSPSLLNKYHQFLACLTTENYASRELKEKLIDEILALPKE, from the coding sequence ATGGACCTCCTCAACGAATCCCAGATCGTCACCGGTTTCATCAGCGAAATCCTTAAAACTGCCTATCAGGGCATTCGGGATAAGGTGAAGGATGAAGTGAAGGAACATGACTTCTTTGGCACTACCGCAAAAAAATACGGACAGAAAATCGCTGACCGCTATAATTTTATCCGCGTCTTTGGGATGAGTGAGCCGATGCCGCTGAGAAATCTTTATGTCCGGACCAACATCCTGGAAAAAGTATCCTACTATAAGAAGGTTTCCCTAGAAGAACTGGAGAACGCCTTCAACCAGGACAAACGCAGCTTTGGAAAAACCAAGGAGACCCGTTCTGGTATTGAAGTTCTCAACGAGCTGCAGCGTTACATTGTGCTGGGCAAACCGGGCGCCGGCAAAACCACCTACCTTAAATACCTTGCCTTACGCAGCATTGATAAGGAGGCGGACATCAAGGACCGGAAAATACCTATTTTTATTACTCTCAAGGAGCTATCTGACAAGCAGATTTCTCTGGTGGAATACATCACGGAGCAGTTTGACATCAGTGGGCTACCGGAAGCGGAGCCTTTTATTGAGCAGATCCTGAAAAACGGCAAATGCCTACTACTACTGGATGGCTTAGATGAAGTGGATGAAGAACGAAAGAGCATCATCATTCAGGAAATCATCGATTATTCTGATAAGTACGACGGCAACCAGTTTGTCATCAGCTGTCGGATCGCAGCCTACAACCATTGGTTCCAGCGCTTCCACGATATGGAGATGGCGGATTTCAATGAGGGACAGATTGAGCAATTTGTCATCAATTGGTTTACTGCCAAGGGAGAGCCGGAAACCGGGATGGAATGTTTTGAAAAAATGAAAGGAAACAAATCACTCCTTGACATGGCCAGTACTCCTCTGTTGCTCATATTGCTCTGCATTGCCTTTGACGAAAATTACGATTTCCAAACCAACCGGGCGGAATTGTACCGGGAGGCAATTCAAGCTTTGCTGAAGAAGTGGGACAGCACCCGCAGAATCAAGCGTAAAGAGATCTATCGGAATTTGACACCTAACCGTAAAGAACAATTGTTCAGTATTATTGCTATGGCCACCTTCAGCCGGGGACAGTATTTCATCCCGGAATTAGAGATTCTTGATTTCATTCAGAAATACATTTTCCATCTCCCCGGAGCAGAGGAGGATTCCATATCCATAGACGCCGAAGATGTACTTAGGGAAATGATCGCCCAGCATGGGATAATCATTCCTAGAGCCAAACGGGTTTATTCTTTTGCTCATTTGACTTTTCAGGAGTACTTTACGGCGAAGTTCATCGTCGAGAACCGGGATACTGGGACCTTGAAAAACCTGGTGGCGGAGTATTTCGGAGACAAAAAGTGGCGGGAAGTTTTTCTACTGACAGCCAGCATGCTGCCCCATGCCGATGCCTTTTTTATCTTGATGCAGGAGGATATTGATCGTACGATAGAGGAAGATAAAAAGCTGATGGATATATTGGAAATGGTAGAAAGGATGGTTGCGAAAAGTTCAGTTCATCCTATTTCTGTACGCCGTTCATATGGATTATTTTTAATCCTTGCCCACGCCCTTGACTTTAACTATGTCCTTAACCATGCCCGTGCTCGCGACCTTGCCCTTAAACTTGCCTTTGAACTTGCCCTTGCTCTTGACCGTCCCCTTGCTCTCGACCTTGAGGGTCTCCGTACCCGTGACCTTGTCCGTAACCTTGCCCGTGATCTTGCCTATGTCCTTGACCTTGACCTTGACCGTGAACTTGAGCATGTCCTTGAATCTGACCTTGACCGTGATCGTGAACTTGACATTGACATTCACATTTACATTTACAATACCCCCCCTCTATCCCCATCCCTTCTAAACAAATACCACCAGTTCTTAGCCTGCCTAACCACCGAAAACTACGCATCCCGCGAACTAAAGGAAAAGTTGATAGACGAGATACTGGCATTACCCAAAGAGTAG
- a CDS encoding transposase: protein MLFFILMYFRVYPTMAVAGFLFGAARSRVCEWVKTYQPVLEAVLGHTMDLPKRKISSVEEFIKAFPNVRKVVIDGTERPRARPKDFEKQRRHYSGKKKRHTLKNTLVVEPEQKKILILTSTTPGSVHDKKDLDDNDIVPHIPKEIPIELDLGYKGLEKEYQGIIIPHKKPRKGELTETQKQQNREIASSRIRGEHAIGLCKRYRCVSDVFRNRREGFDDAVMFTCCGLANFYQRTKKRA, encoded by the coding sequence ATGCTCTTCTTCATCCTGATGTATTTCAGAGTGTATCCTACTATGGCAGTGGCCGGCTTTTTATTTGGCGCAGCCCGCAGCCGTGTTTGTGAATGGGTCAAGACTTACCAGCCGGTGCTGGAAGCTGTGCTGGGACATACCATGGACCTGCCTAAGCGCAAGATATCCTCCGTAGAGGAATTCATCAAGGCTTTTCCCAATGTCCGCAAAGTGGTCATAGACGGTACGGAACGGCCACGTGCCAGGCCCAAAGATTTTGAGAAACAGCGCCGGCATTATTCTGGTAAGAAGAAACGCCATACGCTGAAGAACACCTTAGTAGTAGAACCCGAGCAAAAAAAGATCCTGATCCTCACTTCGACTACTCCCGGGTCAGTGCATGATAAAAAGGATCTGGATGACAACGACATCGTCCCGCACATACCTAAAGAGATTCCTATAGAGCTAGACCTGGGCTACAAGGGCCTGGAAAAAGAATATCAAGGCATCATCATCCCGCACAAGAAGCCCCGAAAAGGGGAATTAACAGAAACACAAAAACAGCAAAACCGAGAGATAGCCTCCTCCCGGATACGAGGAGAGCATGCCATTGGTTTATGCAAACGGTACCGCTGTGTCAGCGATGTGTTCCGGAACCGCCGCGAAGGCTTCGATGATGCAGTTATGTTTACCTGCTGCGGGTTGGCCAATTTCTATCAAAGAACGAAAAAACGGGCCTAA
- a CDS encoding ISKra4 family transposase, with protein sequence MEKQQLTQQLKQKFEELVALSDRYIESSDAMHDIEKGLLSQLLSIGLLLLRYIIAGKLKQSKSYEFALDTQVGCQSKGKKERRYLSLFGPLSIERPSHWASGRGIIYKLDEYLQLPRGSYWSYNIQELVGESASENDFRESVHLFNKLLNLDLRWESSVRNTMHLGQYVEAYYKANPAKAESEEVCFSASFDGKGVPKVKKPKTCSGNPKARRGKGEKPGTKQMATVSVTSSFKPKQRSVEAIADALMGVENKQKKVKKKPKQEQCSKENGWHKNIHRRAFLADQDKAVDYGIRDIKNRIGHADSRFIVPIDAGIGLEEKVRDAVKKYELENAFDGIILNIIHVLEYVWAAATAVFGEQSKSRTPWVRDMLTDLLNSKTQKVIDDLVAIRDKTKLSKSKRKQVNKAITYFSNHQHKMGYLAFIEKGYPISSAMAESTCGYLVKERMEQSGMRWSSRGAQKVMDLRAVKLNGDMEDFMRFVIGSERKISLRKMAA encoded by the coding sequence ATGGAAAAACAGCAACTTACTCAGCAATTAAAGCAGAAGTTTGAAGAATTAGTGGCCCTCAGCGATAGATACATCGAATCTTCGGATGCTATGCATGACATTGAAAAAGGCTTGCTAAGCCAACTGCTGAGTATTGGGCTGCTGCTGCTGCGATACATCATAGCAGGGAAGTTAAAACAGTCCAAGTCGTATGAATTCGCCCTGGATACCCAGGTAGGATGCCAAAGTAAAGGCAAGAAGGAGCGGCGCTATCTAAGTTTATTTGGGCCGCTATCCATAGAGCGGCCCAGCCACTGGGCCAGTGGCAGAGGGATTATATACAAACTGGATGAGTATTTGCAGTTGCCTCGTGGCAGCTACTGGTCTTATAACATCCAGGAATTAGTAGGCGAAAGTGCATCAGAGAATGATTTTCGTGAAAGCGTGCACCTGTTCAATAAGTTGTTGAATTTGGATTTGCGCTGGGAGTCCTCGGTGCGTAATACCATGCATTTGGGCCAGTATGTAGAAGCCTATTACAAGGCCAACCCGGCTAAGGCAGAATCCGAAGAGGTGTGTTTCAGCGCCTCTTTTGACGGCAAGGGCGTACCGAAGGTAAAAAAGCCAAAGACCTGCTCTGGCAACCCCAAAGCACGCCGGGGCAAAGGGGAAAAACCAGGAACAAAGCAGATGGCCACTGTTTCGGTAACTTCTAGCTTTAAGCCCAAACAGCGCAGTGTTGAAGCCATTGCCGATGCTTTGATGGGAGTGGAAAATAAGCAGAAAAAGGTAAAGAAAAAACCAAAGCAAGAACAGTGCTCAAAAGAAAATGGCTGGCATAAAAATATCCACCGCAGGGCTTTTTTAGCGGATCAGGACAAGGCTGTGGACTATGGCATACGAGATATCAAAAACCGGATTGGGCATGCTGATAGCCGTTTCATTGTCCCCATTGATGCAGGTATTGGGTTAGAGGAAAAAGTCCGGGATGCGGTCAAAAAGTATGAGTTGGAAAATGCCTTTGATGGCATTATTTTGAACATCATTCATGTGCTGGAATACGTTTGGGCAGCCGCCACTGCTGTTTTTGGCGAGCAGTCCAAGTCACGTACACCTTGGGTTAGAGATATGCTCACGGACTTGCTCAACAGTAAAACGCAAAAAGTCATTGACGATTTAGTGGCTATCCGGGATAAGACAAAATTATCCAAAAGTAAAAGGAAACAGGTGAACAAGGCCATTACCTATTTTTCCAACCATCAGCATAAGATGGGCTACCTGGCTTTCATCGAAAAAGGGTATCCTATAAGTTCGGCTATGGCCGAATCCACTTGTGGGTATTTGGTCAAAGAACGCATGGAACAAAGCGGCATGCGGTGGAGTAGCCGTGGCGCCCAAAAAGTGATGGATTTAAGAGCTGTAAAATTAAATGGCGACATGGAGGATTTTATGCGGTTTGTCATTGGATCAGAGCGCAAAATTAGCCTCCGGAAAATGGCGGCATAA
- a CDS encoding DUF433 domain-containing protein, whose protein sequence is MDNYQEYISIDPNIRFGKPCIKGTRIAVFKKLLQPILKIPKSKFQSTGFQYFTSAFPLPAGSRSKSPSAPAGGLFA, encoded by the coding sequence ATGGATAACTACCAGGAATACATCAGCATTGATCCAAACATACGTTTTGGCAAACCCTGCATTAAGGGAACGCGCATCGCTGTTTTTAAAAAACTTCTTCAACCTATTTTAAAAATCCCGAAATCCAAATTTCAAAGCACTGGCTTTCAATATTTTACAAGTGCATTTCCACTCCCAGCGGGCTCACGAAGCAAAAGCCCATCCGCGCCAGCGGGTGGGCTTTTTGCGTAG
- a CDS encoding DUF5615 family PIN-like protein, giving the protein MTATDKLAKRIVRTLGVCGDQPSGIDVGSRTAFDMEHLNYAEEENRVVVAYDNDFLKLHEAGRPHAGDIFKNLAMPASIIEKRTILRKGRFFL; this is encoded by the coding sequence ATGACGGCAACTGACAAACTGGCTAAACGCATTGTCCGCACTCTTGGGGTTTGTGGAGACCAACCCAGTGGAATTGATGTGGGAAGTCGGACGGCCTTTGATATGGAACACCTCAATTATGCAGAAGAGGAGAATAGAGTAGTGGTTGCCTACGATAATGATTTTTTGAAATTGCACGAAGCCGGGCGCCCTCATGCTGGTGATATCTTCAAAAACCTGGCAATGCCGGCCAGCATTATTGAAAAAAGAACTATTTTGCGGAAGGGGCGGTTTTTTCTATGA
- a CDS encoding type II toxin-antitoxin system RelE/ParE family toxin — protein MQVFLSQTAYDQVQDIILYLEDNWPERVRDNFLDKLARSMDIMGSMPYIFPPSEKFPGLRKCVITPQTTAYYRVDEIRKEVEIIAVLDNRRPVGY, from the coding sequence ATGCAGGTTTTCCTTTCCCAAACTGCCTACGATCAGGTGCAGGATATTATTCTCTACCTGGAAGACAACTGGCCGGAGCGTGTCCGCGACAACTTTCTGGATAAACTGGCTCGCTCCATGGATATCATGGGTTCAATGCCCTATATCTTTCCTCCCTCTGAAAAATTCCCGGGCTTAAGAAAATGTGTCATTACACCTCAAACCACCGCCTACTACCGCGTTGATGAAATCAGAAAAGAGGTGGAGATTATTGCTGTGCTCGATAACCGCCGGCCTGTAGGATACTAA